TATTTTTGTCCTTTCTTACGTTGTTTATCTCCTCCTCCATAGCTCAAACCTCTTCCAGACCAAAAGCACTTGTTCTTCCCGTCACCAAAGATGTTTCTGCCTCTGTTCCTCAGTATGTCACCCGAATCAAACAAAGAACCCCACTTGTGCCGGTGAAGCTAACCGTTGATCTTGGTGGTGGTTACTTTTGGGTGAACTGTGAAAAGGGCTATGTCTCATCCACTTCTAAACCTGTCCGTTGTGGCTCTGCTCAGTGCTCACTGTTCGGGTCGCACGGTTGCAGTGGGGAGAAAATTTGCGGTCGCTCTCCTAGCAACACTGTAACTGGGGTCTCCACATATGGTGACATTCATTCTGATGTTGTTGCTACCAATTCCACCGATGGAAACAATCCTGTAAGGGTGGTTTCTGTGCCCAAGTTTCTCTTTATATGTGGATCAAATGTTGTCCAAAACGGCCTTGCCAGTGGTGTTACAGGCATGGCTGGTCTTGGCAGGACTAAAGTTTCCTTTCCTTCTCAATTTGCCTCAGCTTTCAGCTTCCCCAGAAAATTTGCCATTTGCTTGAGTTCCTCCACTATGACAGATGGTGTTATGTTTTTTGGTGACGGCCCTTATAATTTTGGTTATTTGAACCAAGATCTCTCCAAGGTTCTCACTTTCACCCCGCTGCTTACAAACCCTGTCAGCACTGCTCCTGCCTCTTTCTTGGGGGAACCGTCGGTTGAATACTTCATTGGAGTGAAATCTATAAGAATTTCTGACAAAGAAGTCCCGTTGAACAAGACCCTTTTGTCTATAGATAGAAATGGCGTTGGTGGGACTAAGATTAGCACTGTTAATCCATACACTGTTATGGAGACCTCAATTTACAAAGCTGTGTCTGAGGCCTTTGTGAAAGCAGTTGGAGCCGCTACTGTTGCACCCGTGGCTCCATTTGGGACTTGCTTTGCGAACCAAGACATTGGGTATACACCAATGGGCCCGGCTGTGCCTACCATAAATCTGGTGTTGCAGAATGAGGAAGTGGTATGGAGCATCATCGGAGCAAATTCAATGGTGCGGTTTGATGATGTAATTTGCTTGGGCTTTGTGGATGCTGGATCAGGCCCAAGCACAGCCCAAGTTGGATTTGTGGTGGGTGGTTCTCACCCAATGACTTCAATCACCATCGGAGCACATCAGTTGGAGAACAACTTCCTACAGTTTGATTTGGCAACCTCAAGGCTTGGCTTCCGCTCGATCTTCTTGGAACACGCCAACTGTGCCAACTTTAACTTTACCTCTTCTACTTAGAATTTGGTTACTCTACTATAATCATAATTTGTATTGTAGTAGGTTAAGATCAATGTGTGTTTAGACGAGGTGATGAATAATAAGTGAGGTTATCTTTACTAATAGCCTTCAAACTTCATTGCCTTATGTCTAGTCTGAAAATAAAGAGCAGGTTGTTCCATTACTTTCTGGTTTTTACCAATCTACATTGGCACGTTAATAGATAAACCATTGGAATTGGTCTCGTGTTGATCCATTCCTTTGCACACGCTAGATGGGTGATTGTTTCAATCAAATAGCTAACTGTTTGATACAAGTTACAAGGTGTCGGTTTATAATTTGAAGTGAG
This genomic interval from Vigna radiata var. radiata cultivar VC1973A chromosome 8, Vradiata_ver6, whole genome shotgun sequence contains the following:
- the LOC106770852 gene encoding basic 7S globulin, which gives rise to MAASAKLLFLSFLTLFISSSIAQTSSRPKALVLPVTKDVSASVPQYVTRIKQRTPLVPVKLTVDLGGGYFWVNCEKGYVSSTSKPVRCGSAQCSLFGSHGCSGEKICGRSPSNTVTGVSTYGDIHSDVVATNSTDGNNPVRVVSVPKFLFICGSNVVQNGLASGVTGMAGLGRTKVSFPSQFASAFSFPRKFAICLSSSTMTDGVMFFGDGPYNFGYLNQDLSKVLTFTPLLTNPVSTAPASFLGEPSVEYFIGVKSIRISDKEVPLNKTLLSIDRNGVGGTKISTVNPYTVMETSIYKAVSEAFVKAVGAATVAPVAPFGTCFANQDIGYTPMGPAVPTINLVLQNEEVVWSIIGANSMVRFDDVICLGFVDAGSGPSTAQVGFVVGGSHPMTSITIGAHQLENNFLQFDLATSRLGFRSIFLEHANCANFNFTSST